The Sphingorhabdus lutea genome segment CGATGCTGACCTCCACCAATTCCAATTTTTGTAAATGGCGCGGATTTTGTCCGCTACTTTCCTGCACTCTATATCCAAAGGAAAGCCCGCGCACCGCGCCGCTTTGCACATAATCGGCAATTTGGACATCTTCATTATACGATAATTTCGCAATCACGCGCAGCCCGCGTCTATCCTCCCCCGCCATATCCAAAACGCCAATTTGCCGCCCCGGATCATGCTGCCATAAAAGGGGGATGCTCCGCCCATTTACCATAAAATCACGCAGGCTATCGGTAAATGCACCTTGGCTGATAATATCCCCGCCCTTGTCCATATGGTCAAAAATCGCGGCATAGCCCGCAAAGCGCAGCATTTTTTTTGGCAATAAATTCTCACGCCCCCTCATTTTAGATATTCCGTCAGGCCAAATCGAACCGCAAGGCCGATTAAAAATATGGCCAACACCCCCTTTACCATCCAATCAATTGCCGCCTTCCACGCGCCCTTTTTCGCATCGCGCCATGCGGCCAATAATAAACGAAGTTCGGTCAAATCCTTTTGCGCATGGTCATCGGACAATCCCAATTTGGCCAATGCCCGCCTTGCGCCTGCCTCGCTTGATTGGTCGATAATGGCGTAAATAGTGGCCAAATCCGCGCCCGATTGTTCCGCCTGACGGGTTAAATGGCCCAACATTTTGGTCTCATTCATCGCCTGCCTCCACGCATAAATGGGTCAATCCCAACATGGCGCGTTTTTCCTCTTTGGACAGGAAATCGGCGCTGCTGACCTGCGCCCATAATTTTTCTCTATCCTCTGCCAATGCGGTAATCATATCCAAATCAAGTTCAATTTTCGCGCCCTTCACCCATGGGTTTAACCCTGCCGATATTGCGCCGAAAATCTTATTACACATGGGGATGAGGGTAAGCCGCCATAATGCGCGATTTGCCTCTTTATAATTGGCATAGCTATTATCCCCTGGCAGGCCCATCAACATGGGCGGCACACCAAAGGCAAGCGAGATTTCACGCGCCGATGCCGCCTTTAACGCCACAAAATCCATATCGGCGGGCGACATGCTTAATGATTGCCATTTTAACCCGCCTTCCAATAATAAAGGCCTGCCCGCATTATATGCGCCGGAAAATCCCGCCTCCATTTCCGATTTTAAACGATCAAATTGTTCACTGGTCAGGGTGGCCGTGGGATCGCCAGGGTCATAAATTAACGCGCCCGATGGCCGCGCCGCATTGTCCAAAAATGCCTCATTCCATTTGGTCGCGGCATTATGCACCGCCACTGCGCGCATCGACGCGGCTAAACATCCTGTGCCATAATGGTCATCATGGGGGCTAAACCCACGTAAATGGATGATTTGCGGACGCCCCGCCTCATCATAGGCGGCAATTTCGCTCACATTCTGCCCGATCTGATATTGATAAGCCACCGGCCATCCATCATCACCTGCAATAATTTTGACGCGGTCGGGACGCAGCGCATATAAAGCAGAAATGCGTCCCAAATAATCGCACTGCACATGAATAAACGCATTGCCGTGAAGCAGGAAATGTGCGCTCACATCTTCTAAAATAGTAAATCCGCCATCATTTTTGTCAATCAATGCGGCAATTTCTGGCGAGCTGATTTTCAACACCGCGCCGGAAATGGCATCGGTAATCATTCGCACCGCGCGTTGTGCCACCGGATTTTCGCAATATGCCTGCTGTGCATGGGCAATATAATTTGCCCCATTGCCAAATTGAACCGCCATATCATTTTTGATATTTTGAGCCCATGGCGGGGCAGTCATGCCATATATATGGCCCATATTTGCAGCGGATGATTTTTTTCCAATATCATCGCCGCCCTGCCCCGTCCGAATAAGGGCACGGAATTTTTCCATCATCTTCATAAAGATAATCCTTTATCAATTTTTCTTAAAAACGAATTTTGGGCATGGCCCGCCTGCCCAGCATCAACTCCGTCATCGCCCAAACCAGCGCATCGGCGCGGTCGGGCGAACGGCCCGGTCCTTCATAATTTCCGCCAATCATCATGCCGCATAATTGATCTTCCAATGCGTCAAATCGTCCGGCATGCACAACGCGCCCCGCCTCATATAATGCCGCGACCGGTTCGGCCCGCGCCATTTTGCCACGGCTGGCATGGACCAGTTTGATGGGCAGGTTGATATTCGCCGCGCGAAGTACGCTGCCCACCATATCACCGCCCTGATTTGCCTCGGCCACCACATGGTCCGCACCCCAGTTTTCGGCCAAATTGGCCACTTGCCGCGCCCATTTTTCGGGCGAAGCCTTGGCAATGCTGCCATCATATAACAGCGCGCCGCGCCCATCGGTTAACCCCGCCGCGACAATGATGCCGCATTCATCGCCTCTATCACTTGCGGGTGGATCAACCGATATGATGATGCGCGATATTTGCTCTGGCTCAATTGGCGTTGCAATTCGGCATTTCTGCAATATTGGCCTCGTCCATAATGCGCCGTCAATTTCGCAAAGCAATTCGCCGGACAATTCCTGACGCCCCAAATTGCTTTGCCCATATTGCGCCTCCATCGCGGCGATAAAATCGGGGGGAAGAGCCGCGCGATTATCCTGTGTTGTGCCCTTGGTAATGACCACATCGTCCCGCGCCATGATATTTTGCAATAATATGTTTCGGCGCGGCGTGGTGGTTACCAAAATTTGCGGTTTTTTACCCAAACGAAGGCCCATGGCCAAATTATCCCATGCGTCAATATTTTTTCCGCCGCTATGTTCCCATTTGGTTAATTCATCACACCATGCATGGCTATGTTGCGGGCCGCGCAATGCCTCTGGCGATTGGGCGGAATAACAATATGCCGCCG includes the following:
- a CDS encoding DUF6127 family protein, with the protein product MNETKMLGHLTRQAEQSGADLATIYAIIDQSSEAGARRALAKLGLSDDHAQKDLTELRLLLAAWRDAKKGAWKAAIDWMVKGVLAIFLIGLAVRFGLTEYLK
- a CDS encoding phage portal protein — protein: MKMMEKFRALIRTGQGGDDIGKKSSAANMGHIYGMTAPPWAQNIKNDMAVQFGNGANYIAHAQQAYCENPVAQRAVRMITDAISGAVLKISSPEIAALIDKNDGGFTILEDVSAHFLLHGNAFIHVQCDYLGRISALYALRPDRVKIIAGDDGWPVAYQYQIGQNVSEIAAYDEAGRPQIIHLRGFSPHDDHYGTGCLAASMRAVAVHNAATKWNEAFLDNAARPSGALIYDPGDPTATLTSEQFDRLKSEMEAGFSGAYNAGRPLLLEGGLKWQSLSMSPADMDFVALKAASAREISLAFGVPPMLMGLPGDNSYANYKEANRALWRLTLIPMCNKIFGAISAGLNPWVKGAKIELDLDMITALAEDREKLWAQVSSADFLSKEEKRAMLGLTHLCVEAGDE
- a CDS encoding HK97 family phage prohead protease; its protein translation is MLRFAGYAAIFDHMDKGGDIISQGAFTDSLRDFMVNGRSIPLLWQHDPGRQIGVLDMAGEDRRGLRVIAKLSYNEDVQIADYVQSGAVRGLSFGYRVQESSGQNPRHLQKLELVEVSIVTHPMQPRVHVHLVDG
- a CDS encoding DNA-packaging protein; the encoded protein is MEYSIWQQISMLPPDELHKFINSLSPTQLGKLKYEWRILARPSQLPPKGNWRIWLIMAGRGFGKTRAGAEWVHDIAAANPHVKIALLGDNLYDVRATMVEGDSGILSTQRRHLPVKWESSLRQIIWANGAAAYCYSAQSPEALRGPQHSHAWCDELTKWEHSGGKNIDAWDNLAMGLRLGKKPQILVTTTPRRNILLQNIMARDDVVITKGTTQDNRAALPPDFIAAMEAQYGQSNLGRQELSGELLCEIDGALWTRPILQKCRIATPIEPEQISRIIISVDPPASDRGDECGIIVAAGLTDGRGALLYDGSIAKASPEKWARQVANLAENWGADHVVAEANQGGDMVGSVLRAANINLPIKLVHASRGKMARAEPVAALYEAGRVVHAGRFDALEDQLCGMMIGGNYEGPGRSPDRADALVWAMTELMLGRRAMPKIRF